The stretch of DNA CCTCCCATTCTAAGACAAAGACAACCATTGAACAGGTTAAACAGCAGATTATTCACATTTTTACATGAACATTAGTGTTTGTTTCCACAAATGTTTTTAGATCAAAGTGAACAACaatcacagagagagagagggaggggcttatTTTACACTATAGGTCAAAGTCTGTGATTGACActatcttcatcatcatcatcatctgtttGTCTTTCACTGCAAACGTTACGTCTTTAAAATCAAATGAAGTGAACTAAAGAACCAATAGAAAGGCTGCAGTACGTTATTGATCCAGACTCACAGGAAACACATCGATAATCAAACCTTTTCAGTGGTTGCAAAAAGTAATGtacaaaatgtataaattaaTCAAATCAGCATTTTTAAAATGGTCAGCGCTGCAGTTAAAAACCTGTTTAAATAAAGTTATCAATAAAGGTCATTGATAAGGTTCAACCGATCAATTAATAGATAATTATTggataaaagtgtgtgtgcatgtgtaatgaatgaaagGATAATTTCATGTCATTTGAACAAATGTCCCACACACTTGTCtaaaaaattttacattttaccaataattcaatattcacactgtaaatgtttaatttgatctgatcaatacttttaTAGATATGGATAACGTAGTGaggggggtgtgtccttatttatcttccatgttcatcttccaatacatcagtaactccatcacatataaaggtaaatatggtacagtaataagctccacccactctctcagtaTATAGacatagatctgctatacatcatatctggtggacatgtcagctcctcctattttactatttactattttcattgaccCATAACTGCCTGTAGGAATGTAAGAAACaatctgatctgttttcatttatagtataaatgttactttttatttggatgcaaaactatttttcttcattttaattttgagttttttcaccaatatttttaattctttacaTGAAGTTATTGTAGCTCGGCTCTGTGTCTGTTAATCacttattgattattaattTATCTCTAGTAACATAAAAACCATTGTATCAGAAAAACACTTATttgttaaaatataatattaattaagagctcatttatttctcatgttttctcttttaaaatTCAATTCTCAGgattttttagaccaaagtttcctcaaaatgtgttgaaatgacattgaATGATTGTGAAGACGTTCATCACCTCCTCCTACGTCCACTACAAACATCAGTAGAAGCTTTCTGAACTCTCTCCTCCTCCATTCCTTCATCTTTTCTTCCCAGCCCTAAAACAATAAGTGTTGAATGTCTGTGAGGAGCCTGAGCTAATGGAGCCATTATACTGTAATGAAATATACATTATTACACCAttagaggagtgtgtgtgtgtgtgtgtgtgtgtaaatgtggtTTAGTAGGATGTCTGAGTGCTGAGAGTCGAGATGATTTAATCTTGGTTGACCATATGAACCACACCTTCTAAGACGCCGCCGCCCACTCCACCTCCCTCAGCGACCTttaccccaccccaccccccaccatTAAACAGCTGTGGACAGATGCATCACTGACATGTgacaccagctaaagcctccatcagtaaaaccaaacatttagacgtaaatgtgttttttccctTTGATAAACTGACAGTTTGTAGAGTTTACATAGATTAGTTCATTagttctttttacttgtattattttctcttctttctttggGACACTCCATATATTACATGTTGATGTGCAGTAATACTCATATATACAGCTAACTTTCATCTAAAACACtgtcatatttacatgtttccAGATGTTAAACATGTGGTGTTGTCCTTCAGGATCAGAgcctttatttaaagtttaaagcacctggaaaaaagagaaaagtatCTTTGTGTGTTCaggagggggaggagtcagGATGCGCTATGGGGAGGAAGGAGGTGATTGGGCACAAGGAGGGGTTTTTGATTGCTTAGAGAGGCTGATaatagccacacacacacacacacctggtcaGCCCAGGATGTCTAGATAAACGGGCGTGGCTTTGGCCAGGTTGAGGAGCAAAGCGTGGATTTCTTTGATGTTGAGTCTCATGTGAGGTTCTCTCTGCCAACAGCCCAACATCAGGTCATAGACCTCCTTAGGACACGTCCTGGGGCGCTGGAGGACCCGACCCTGGGTTATACACTCAATCACctacaggacacacacacacacacattcccgcTGTAGTGACAGTGATGCAGTATCTGCTCGGTGCTGAACTCACACAGAATGAATGTGATCAAAGGTTTCCATCTAAATGTTTACATTAAAGCATATGATCACATGTGCAGAATATTAAAAACCAAAGGTTGGGTTGTGTTCCCTTCACGGTCCAATACCTTCTGATCGAGGAACCCTTGAAGGTGCAATAATTCAAgcttttctcattttcatttaAACTATTTAATGAAACACATTGATTTACATTGTTTGGTTCTCTAtttaaaaaagacacacaatcGTTCCCTAATGGAGTGTTTACAGCAGCTTatctttaatgtttattcttctgTCCTGCACACACGGGTTCAGGAGGTTCTGGATTTAGTCAATCTCCAGAACCTGGAGAGAAGTGATCAATGTTTTCTATCTGTAATCTGAGTACAGATGTCATGAGGCACATTTACACAATTTAGTTTGATTCTTTATCTTTTAACTTGTCTTTCTTCTATTTGGTTCAATAC from Gouania willdenowi chromosome 9, fGouWil2.1, whole genome shotgun sequence encodes:
- the LOC114470357 gene encoding BDNF/NT-3 growth factors receptor-like, yielding MLPIRWMPPESIMYRKFTTESDVWSLGVVLWEIFTYGKQPWYQLSNNEVIECITQGRVLQRPRTCPKEVYDLMLGCWQREPHMRLNIKEIHALLLNLAKATPVYLDILG